Proteins encoded by one window of Nitrincola iocasae:
- a CDS encoding phosphoribosyltransferase domain-containing protein — protein sequence MQTSKYDHALSTGILTLEIEDDDSLFPDELFQIAERENPKRAFLFVSTLLGRHIPASPSLHRTALNALADRAIPHLGSGSVLVMSYAETAVGLGLGVFDALCRNCPELSIGFLPTTRFSPDGVVPWINAREDHSHAVEHMILPPRKGVLPETDEATLVLVDDETTTGNTFKGLAQELYLSGVAFNRVVLVTLTDWSDNQSIAAVGAALPNASVSAVSLLSGRYTWTPSSGTTPHPLPPGCPPVCPFWSPNLDVPFGVPRSGLNSEDFARDIQAWSEYVDVEILPLLAPAARVLVIGTGEHVWYPFLAAEIISEQGHETRFISTTRSPVLPGTVIQKQISFPDHYGLGITMYLNNVDPDRWDEIILFTETDLGGIPEALRSALGRCWIVDGSLKVTSLNKETLI from the coding sequence TTGCAAACTTCTAAATATGATCATGCATTAAGTACCGGAATCTTAACCCTCGAAATTGAAGACGATGATTCCTTATTTCCGGATGAGCTCTTCCAGATTGCTGAGCGGGAAAATCCTAAAAGGGCTTTTCTTTTCGTCTCCACGCTGCTGGGTCGTCATATTCCGGCTTCACCATCGTTACATAGAACGGCTTTGAACGCGCTTGCCGACAGGGCGATTCCACACCTGGGGTCAGGGTCTGTTTTAGTAATGAGTTATGCTGAAACTGCAGTGGGTCTGGGTCTTGGTGTCTTTGACGCTTTGTGCCGGAATTGTCCGGAGCTGTCGATAGGGTTTCTTCCAACGACGCGCTTTTCTCCGGATGGGGTTGTCCCTTGGATAAATGCTCGCGAGGATCACTCCCATGCGGTTGAGCACATGATCCTGCCACCACGGAAAGGCGTTCTGCCGGAGACCGATGAGGCCACTCTGGTGCTTGTGGATGACGAAACCACAACAGGAAACACCTTTAAGGGCCTGGCCCAGGAGCTTTACCTATCGGGTGTCGCTTTCAATCGGGTCGTTCTGGTGACGTTGACAGACTGGTCGGATAACCAGAGTATTGCGGCTGTCGGTGCGGCTCTTCCTAATGCCTCGGTAAGTGCCGTCTCGCTTCTTTCTGGGCGTTACACCTGGACACCTTCATCAGGCACGACACCCCATCCGCTTCCTCCTGGCTGTCCTCCTGTATGCCCTTTCTGGAGTCCCAATCTTGACGTACCTTTTGGGGTGCCAAGATCCGGTCTAAACTCCGAAGACTTTGCGCGAGACATTCAGGCATGGTCTGAATATGTCGATGTTGAAATTCTGCCTCTACTCGCGCCGGCGGCCAGAGTTTTGGTTATCGGAACCGGTGAGCATGTCTGGTATCCTTTTCTTGCCGCAGAGATTATTTCTGAACAGGGCCATGAGACTCGTTTTATTTCGACAACTCGGTCACCGGTTCTGCCTGGAACTGTGATTCAAAAGCAGATAAGTTTCCCTGACCATTACGGACTTGGAATTACGATGTATCTCAATAATGTCGATCCGGATAGGTGGGATGAAATAATACTGTTTACAGAAACGG
- a CDS encoding DUF1523 family protein translates to MRKIGYILIGIAVITIAAALHYALPQVDVVRIVGTDVKRVDTKEAATVEGSDVAVRTTDVYFILTETSDGKPRNYRNEDAFIYGKFDSSNLHTRARSIAQNEDNLVAVRHYGWRLPLFSMFANAVKVWEVEPGYRHLPIFNILFLTLLAGGIGYAVWKIRSFRQQLSDRHDAREAERAEENREQQQDDERQRARDEFLSDRDN, encoded by the coding sequence GCTTTGCATTATGCTTTGCCGCAGGTCGATGTGGTGCGTATTGTCGGAACCGATGTAAAACGTGTAGATACCAAAGAAGCTGCAACAGTTGAAGGCTCTGATGTAGCCGTTCGTACGACTGATGTTTATTTCATCCTTACTGAAACATCGGATGGAAAGCCCCGGAACTACCGCAACGAGGATGCTTTTATTTACGGAAAATTCGACAGTTCCAATTTGCATACCCGTGCTCGATCAATTGCCCAAAATGAGGATAATCTCGTTGCTGTTCGCCATTACGGCTGGCGTTTGCCACTCTTTTCGATGTTTGCTAATGCGGTGAAAGTCTGGGAAGTCGAGCCAGGTTATCGTCACCTGCCGATCTTCAATATCCTTTTCTTGACCCTTCTGGCTGGAGGGATTGGTTATGCTGTTTGGAAGATACGCAGTTTTAGACAACAGCTTTCTGATCGTCACGACGCCCGTGAGGCTGAGCGGGCAGAAGAAAATAGAGAACAACAGCAGGATGACGAAAGACAGCGCGCGCGTGATGAATTCCTGTCTGATCGAGACAATTGA